In the genome of Labrus mixtus chromosome 21, fLabMix1.1, whole genome shotgun sequence, one region contains:
- the hoxb6b gene encoding homeobox protein Hox-B6b isoform X2: protein MSSYFVNSTFPVSLPGGQDSLLGQIPLYSSGYTDPLRHYSNAATYGAANMQDKVYPASYYQQTGAAAAAAIYGRASGGAPCDYNPVGTFYKDAEGSCAFSSREEQPLFVTQEHQQRKAECAEQAVSMSSSSSSSLDDKSSTLIYPWMQRMNACSAGPFGNSGRRGRQTYTRYQTLELEKEFHFNRYLTRRRRIEISHALCLTERQIKIWFQNRRMKWKKENKLLNPSKTAEEEEEEQQQAEKKS from the exons ATGAGTTCCTATTTTGTTAACTCAACTTTTCCCGTGTCTCTACCGGGAGGACAGGACTCTCTCCTGGGTCAGATACCGTTATATTCCTCGGGATACACCGATCCGTTAAGACACTACTCCAACGCGGCCACATATGGAGCCGCCAACATGCAGGACAAGGTTTACCCCGCGTCCTACTACCAGCAGACGGGCGCAGCAGCCGCCGCGGCCATCTACGGCCGGGCGAGCGGCGGAGCGCCCTGCGACTACAACCCGGTCGGGACTTTCTACAAGGACGCGGAGGGCTCCTGCGCTTTCTCGAGCCGCGAGGAGCAGCCGCTGTTTGTCACGCAGGAGCATCAGCAGCGTAAAGCGGAGTGCGCGGAACAGGCGGTCagcatgagcagcagcagcagcagcagcctcgaCGACAAGTCCTCCACCCTCATCTACCCGTGGATGCAGAGGATGAACGCCTGCTCCGCCG gGCCGTTTGGCAACAGTGGGCGCAGGGGCCGACAGACCTACACCCGCTACCAGACTctggagctggagaaggagttCCACTTTAACCGCTACCTGACCAGGAGGCGCCGGATAGAGATCTCTCACGCCCTGTGTCTGACCGAGAGACAGATCAAAATCTGGTTCCAGAACCGCAGGATGAAGTGGAAAAAGGAGAACAAACTCCTGAATCCCTCAAAGacagcggaggaggaggaggaggagcagcagcaggcggagAAAAAGAGCTAA
- the hoxb6b gene encoding homeobox protein Hox-B6b isoform X1 — protein sequence MSSYFVNSTFPVSLPGGQDSLLGQIPLYSSGYTDPLRHYSNAATYGAANMQDKVYPASYYQQTGAAAAAAIYGRASGGAPCDYNPVGTFYKDAEGSCAFSSREEQPLFVTQEHQQRKAECAEQAVSMSSSSSSSLDDKSSTLIYPWMQRMNACSADVRLQISSALSGPFGNSGRRGRQTYTRYQTLELEKEFHFNRYLTRRRRIEISHALCLTERQIKIWFQNRRMKWKKENKLLNPSKTAEEEEEEQQQAEKKS from the exons ATGAGTTCCTATTTTGTTAACTCAACTTTTCCCGTGTCTCTACCGGGAGGACAGGACTCTCTCCTGGGTCAGATACCGTTATATTCCTCGGGATACACCGATCCGTTAAGACACTACTCCAACGCGGCCACATATGGAGCCGCCAACATGCAGGACAAGGTTTACCCCGCGTCCTACTACCAGCAGACGGGCGCAGCAGCCGCCGCGGCCATCTACGGCCGGGCGAGCGGCGGAGCGCCCTGCGACTACAACCCGGTCGGGACTTTCTACAAGGACGCGGAGGGCTCCTGCGCTTTCTCGAGCCGCGAGGAGCAGCCGCTGTTTGTCACGCAGGAGCATCAGCAGCGTAAAGCGGAGTGCGCGGAACAGGCGGTCagcatgagcagcagcagcagcagcagcctcgaCGACAAGTCCTCCACCCTCATCTACCCGTGGATGCAGAGGATGAACGCCTGCTCCGCCG aCGTACGCCTTCAGATTTCAAGTGCACTGTCAG gGCCGTTTGGCAACAGTGGGCGCAGGGGCCGACAGACCTACACCCGCTACCAGACTctggagctggagaaggagttCCACTTTAACCGCTACCTGACCAGGAGGCGCCGGATAGAGATCTCTCACGCCCTGTGTCTGACCGAGAGACAGATCAAAATCTGGTTCCAGAACCGCAGGATGAAGTGGAAAAAGGAGAACAAACTCCTGAATCCCTCAAAGacagcggaggaggaggaggaggagcagcagcaggcggagAAAAAGAGCTAA